ATTTCACTgcaatgggtttttttttttttttgattacTTATATCCACTTGTTGGTTCGAAAGAAAATGTTACTAATTTAATGCTATAATAAAATTAGGAAACTAGTCTTTGATGTGTAAAATATTTAAGTTCTGTATGGGCATTAGTTTGTAGTCAAGATTCGGGAGTAATTGATTCAATGAGATgctttttttatcatctatcCATTGATGCTATGATATTTTCATGTTCAAGTAGTTGGATTCTTTGTGGAGGCAAATTCCATGTTTCATTTCCTGTATGTTTTGCTATACCTTATTTAGTTCTTTTTCGGAGCTTCACTCTCACAATACATAGCTCCTGCATTGGTATGTAAAGATGCTGCAGATTTGGGTGTTTTTCTTATTACAGATTTGCAGGTATTAAAACCCCATGATTCTAACAATTACTGATTCTAAAAAGTACTCACTTGGAACTCATATAAGGttaacataataatataaaaaaataatattttaacaatattttatttaacttttaactttcatctaaaaccatcttattacatcttatctcactatccaaacaatcCAATATGACATACATTTGGAGAAAGTATATAACTAGTAGTATTCTcgttgaaccatcaaaataaacctGTACAAGTATATTTTGCGTCCACAACCTAAAAATGACTCAtttagaaagggaaaaaaaaaaacgtcatCCATTCTCCAGAAAAAGCGTCATAAAAATGACTCATGCTAGTGTTATCATGTACAAACAcctttaacaaaaattatttacaaaagcATTCATTGTCTTTCCAACAACGCCTATCATCAATTTCAACTACTAAAACACAAACATCACCAAAATATTGCATTAATGGAACTAGCTGCTCCAAGCATGATGTCCACATCAATCTCCACCAAAACATAGCAATCTCTGCCAAAACATAGTCATCTCCATCAATGGAACTCTAGCTTCAACTGCTCTAGCTGACTAATTAATTTCACACAACTACTCTCGGTCTTTGCAGCATTCGAACACAATTCATAGAAGCAATTTTGAATTCTATCGTATCTTTGTCCCTCGGGATTGCTAGTTGCCTCATAACTACTTTTGACAAAGTTGTATTTTCGTTTTATATCCTTCCTCCACCGatccaaaatgtattttgatgGTACTGTACTCTTGCCTAATTGAGTCAGGATACGAAGAGCGTGTCTACATAATATGCCCCGAAACTCAAACAACTTGCAACTGCAATTAACCTCTAGGAGATCTTCATCTAGTTTGACAATGTAGTTTGCACGTTTTATTAATTCATCACTCACTTGAACCTCATCGGCAACTATGTACGTATATTTTCCACCCTCGCATTCCAAAAGCGATGTAGTCAAATATAAGAATCCTCGCAATTCGTCTTGCACTTCTTTAAATTTGGCAATTGTGTATGCTTTTTGAAATTGCTTCTCAAGAGGATAGTGACTGATGCATGGAATCTCAGCgttaaatgaattgaagtcaGCAATAGCCTCATTCTCTACCTTTCTCCTAAGGGCTGAATCATACTGATCAATAAATTGTTTCAGAGTGGTCTTGGAGTTAACGTAATTATcgaaaaatgcattaatgcctTCACTCCGTTGTGCAATTGAcattccagcccaaaatgtGTCTCTAACGTAGGTCGGCACCCAAAAACGCCTATCACTATATAGTGATCCCAACCATGCATTCTCATGAAGATCATAGGTATTGAGCAAATCGCACCAACATTCTTCAAACTCCTGCTCACTAAAAGAGTCATACACGCACTTCTGTAGAGTACTCTTGATCTCTTCATATCGAGAATGTGATCCAAATTTCTTAGGAAACTTTTTCATTATGTGCCACAAGCAAAAGCGATGCCTAGACGTTGGAAACACTCTCGAAATTGCAAGTTGTATTGCCTTGTCTTGGTCTGTAATGATTGCATTTGGTGGTTGGTCATTCATACAGTTCAACCATGACTCAAACAACCACTCAAAAGTGCGTGTGTCCTCATTGGATATCAATCCACACCCAAATAACATTGGCTGGCCATGATGGTTCACACCCACAAACGGTGCAAAAGGCATATTGTAGGCATTAGTCAGGTATGTTGTGTCAAATGTAATCACATCCCTAAATGATTGATACGCTGCTCTACTTCGGGCATctgcccaaaacacattctttaaCCTCAGATCATCATCCACGTCCATTTCATAGTaaaaatctgaattttttttttgcatttgttGAAAGTAGTTACATAGAGCTTCAACACCTCCAATCCCGAGGCGAAGTTGTCGTTCTTTGTCAATATAGTTTCGACACTCCTCCACAAATGGCACATTCTTGTACCCCCCGGCTTCAACAACTAGAGACTTGAAGGTTTTTTTCATTCGTATTCCTGCCTCATCatttgttttaaatctcttagaCACTCGAGCATCAACCTTCTTAAAGCATCTGAAATGTCTTGCCTTTTCCGGACTACAAACATGTGTGTGATCTAAGTTTACTTTAGATAGGGTATATCCACCTTCATCATTCAGTGTCGCATTAATCCTAGCCATACACCCTATCTTCTCTGTTTGCCTTGGCTTGAGAACATTGGCAGCCTTACTCTTTGATGTGCCTTGTCGCGCACATACTAAGGTAAACCATCTGACATTCCCATCATCTCCCTGTTTAGAATTCCTTTTACATACCCCAAACCCCTTCTGCTTACCATACTTCATATAGTAAGACCAAACTTCTTCTGCAGATGAAAATGTCATTCCAACCTTAGGTTCTTCAATAGTTTCATTGTTATCTTGCTCATTATCAACCCCTACCTCATCATACTGATTATTCGAGAGGTCCATCTCGGAATCTATTGCAAGTCTAGCCTTTGAACTGTGTAAGAAGAACCTATCACTCAAAACAAAGTCAAAGTCACCAATAATTTCAACTTCAAAGCATTTATGTGTTgaagaaataaatgataaaaaaggcatgcacacacatacacatacacacacacagatatatatatatatataaaattgaccTATACAAAATTTTGGATGCCATTAGTTGTTTCGTCTCGTACTTTTAGCTGTGGTGAACTAATCATGAGGGGTAGTTGGCAATTAGGGAAGCAGAGTTAATTACGTACAAGAAAAAAGCACATTGAATGCAGCTTGCTTACCTCTAGCAGCTTTTCTCTTCAAAAACTGATCTAAAGTTGAATATTAATGGAGACCATGTTCAAAGTTGTTTACTGACATTGGGGCAACAAAATCCTCAAAACGCCAATTTTGTGggctcttctttttctttctgttaaTTAGCTCATAATTCACTTTGAACAAACCGAGCATGTTTACAATTGGGTTGATATTGAAAGAACCTGAGTATGAGTATGACCAGCTGTGTGAATGAGTATTCTAGTGCATGAGTATGCAGACCTAAGTATTCTTTCGACTTTCTGTAAAGACCCATGTACATGGTGGTCTTAAGTCCTCTAGTGCAAAACATTAATCTTGTAGCTAGGTTATccctacatacatacatgtacatatatatatcaatcaaactttattattctttctcttttctaatCAATTAAAATCTCACCAACAAGTTGACTGACACCCTATTGTGTTACAAAGTGTTGGCGTCtgattttcaaatctcaacagaGACAATAACTTCTGTCACTAAAATGACACCACCACCATtagataaaccaaaaaaaaaaaaaaaaaagaactgtgGTCCATAAACGTTTGGTGCAGCTGCAAAGGGAGTAACAGAAGTGTCTCTGCACACAAAAATGTAACTCAAGGAATTCGTGTTCaaagaatttataaatcaaTCAATTCGTGTTCAATCAAAAGACTCAAAGCATCAACATTCCCAAGgagattaaaaaatgtaaacaaaaaagGGTCCTGCTACAGGGACCTACAGGGACCGATAGCGTTCGTGTTCAATCAAGGAATTTCTAACTGCCCGATTTCGTGTTCAACTTggaatttctaaataaaaaaattcgtGTTCAACTTagaatttctaaataaaaaatataaacaaaaaatggaggaaaagaataTCTACCGCTCGGATTCGTGAGGGGAGCGAGGGAGGAGGCAGGGGAGCCGGCTGGGAACGAAGATCTTCGCGGGAAATGAAGTTCTGCCGCGCAGAATAAGGATGGCTGGCGCCGGACTCACTGATAGTGACGGAGGGAGGGAAGAGGGagagggtttagggttagggttacgTACAGATTGGGGGTGTCCGTGTATCGGGCACTGCCATCAGATCATACCATTTTcgtatttttcattttgttttagggcttgtttgtaaacaaatttcattttaaaactcTTCTTTTATctgtctcattttctttttaaatattatt
Above is a genomic segment from Juglans microcarpa x Juglans regia isolate MS1-56 chromosome 1D, Jm3101_v1.0, whole genome shotgun sequence containing:
- the LOC121268157 gene encoding protein FAR1-RELATED SEQUENCE 5-like, with the translated sequence MDLSNNQYDEVGVDNEQDNNETIEEPKVGMTFSSAEEVWSYYMKYGKQKGFGVCKRNSKQGDDGNVRWFTLVCARQGTSKSKAANVLKPRQTEKIGCMARINATLNDEGGYTLSKVNLDHTHVCSPEKARHFRCFKKVDARVSKRFKTNDEAGIRMKKTFKSLVVEAGGYKNVPFVEECRNYIDKERQLRLGIGGVEALCNYFQQMQKKNSDFYYEMDVDDDLRLKNVFWADARSRAAYQSFRDVITFDTTYLTNAYNMPFAPFVGVNHHGQPMLFGCGLISNEDTRTFEWLFESWLNCMNDQPPNAIITDQDKAIQLAISRVFPTSRHRFCLWHIMKKFPKKFGSHSRYEEIKSTLQKCVYDSFSEQEFEECWCDLLNTYDLHENAWLGSLYSDRRFWVPTYVRDTFWAGMSIAQRSEGINAFFDNYVNSKTTLKQFIDQYDSALRRKVENEAIADFNSFNAEIPCISHYPLEKQFQKAYTIAKFKEVQDELRGFLYLTTSLLECEGGKYTYIVADEVQVSDELIKRANYIVKLDEDLLEVNCSCKLFEFRGILCRHALRILTQLGKSTVPSKYILDRWRKDIKRKYNFVKSSYEATSNPEGQRYDRIQNCFYELCSNAAKTESSCVKLISQLEQLKLEFH